One genomic segment of Flavobacteriaceae bacterium includes these proteins:
- the gldH gene encoding gliding motility lipoprotein GldH — METIIKKNKKLLILVFIGCISCVSDNQIFDEYQTLENAIWEADKPVEFYFSITDTISKNNLFINLRNNNKYPYSNLYIITQLDFPDGNRIVDTLQYAMTDTKGNFLGAGFTEIKENKLFYKEQKVFPVPGEYHISIRQAMRKNGEITQIKKLEGVSDIGFRIEKTK; from the coding sequence ATGGAAACAATAATCAAAAAAAATAAAAAACTTTTGATACTGGTTTTTATCGGATGTATTTCTTGTGTTTCTGATAATCAGATTTTTGATGAATACCAGACATTGGAAAATGCTATTTGGGAAGCAGATAAACCTGTCGAGTTTTATTTTTCCATAACAGATACGATTTCAAAAAATAACCTGTTTATAAATTTGAGGAATAACAATAAATATCCTTACAGTAACTTATACATCATAACACAATTGGATTTCCCCGATGGAAATCGCATTGTAGACACACTACAATATGCCATGACAGATACTAAAGGGAACTTTTTGGGAGCCGGATTTACCGAAATTAAAGAAAATAAATTGTTTTATAAAGAGCAAAAAGTGTTTCCCGTTCCCGGAGAATACCATATTTCAATACGTCAGGCAATGAGAAAAAATGGAGAAATAACTCAGATTAAAAAATTAGAAGGAGTTTCCGATATCGGTTTTAGAATTGAAAAAACAAAATAA